The Anastrepha ludens isolate Willacy chromosome X, idAnaLude1.1, whole genome shotgun sequence genome includes a window with the following:
- the LOC128870190 gene encoding uncharacterized protein K02A2.6-like, which translates to MAEQEELMKLLQMQSKLLEQLTQRSKQPVENSKEQLMESLAKSIAEFCYDATNALTFDTWYARHEDVFLVDGKDLDEASRVRLLMRKLNPIAYNKYATYILPKNPRDFTFEETISKLGEMFGANESLFSIRYKCLQISKNQQEDLVSYAARVNAQCEKFRLSELSADQFKCLIYVFGLQAHTEADIRIKILAKLEEDSQQTLNSLVSHAKKFINLKKDTAMVEETKAVITNAIHANTRQSKNDATKNSKTNKAKIPKTPCWNCGDMHYAKYCTYHNQKCNKCNKYGHKEGYCNSYSASKSKSTKPQRHKQQQTSNKGHNSCLQVNSITLVNRRKYTTVSIKPIETATSSFPSCDVRMQVDTASDVSLIGKSTWIQMGQPGIRLENKYVTSASKDKIQLLAEFSCEARLNGEVQYCNLFVTNIDSLNILGVDWCDIFHIWEKPLNLICNNIISVQDQQSTILKHIQQDYADIFKPDLESCSTVTSALHLKPDVKPIFRAKRPVAYSMLPYIEKELNRLHQLGVITPVEFSKWAAPIVAVKKPSGKVRICGDYSSGLNAWLEPHQYPLHTPEEIYAKVAGSHCFTVIDLSDAYLQIPVTAESAKLLTINTHMGLFTFNRLAPGIKSAPGAFQQIMDTILAGIDDTVAYIDDIIIGGATFEKHVENLHKVAQQLQKYKFRVQFDKCKFFAAQVKYLGNILSKTGIKPDPTKISQILALPEPKNVSEVRAFLGSVNYYGKFIAEMSNVRAPLDKLLHKNEKFNWNADCQKAFQQFKRILNSDLMLTHYNPNLPLKVAADASNRGIGAFICHVFPDGSEKVIQHASKVLTDAEQKYSQIEKEALALVFALKKFHRFIFGRKFTLCTDHKPLIAIFGKNKGIPTYAANRLQRWALILMMYDFNIQYIKTTEFGCVDMLSRLIANHTKQDEDMVIACTQMEEEMNTIIEDQCEKLPPEIFQIENITTQTIISKLNETLSRYGDCDTLVSDNGTQFTSGAFEQFVTSRGIQHIRTSPYHPQSNGQAERSTPNPNVVERKSPAEAFLNRKIKTTLDLTKPQTTKIKQRNLKQEKQFNVKHGAKSREFSNGSLVNVKWHQGNDTFWIPGVIIERIGSVNYNVRIEVKGNSKLIRSHANKMVKRYGNHTGNRDVTKYLCDVFDLTELPRFNEENQPVLQPETVEVAPLVETTSSGSNAHAETNRGTSTSRRIRRPPAYLNEYDTS; encoded by the exons ATGGCAGAACAAGAGGAACTTATGAAACTGTTGCAGATGCAAAGCAAATTACTGGAGCAATTGACTCAAAGATCAAAGCAGCCAGTAGAAAATTCGAAGGAACAGTTGATGGAGTCATTGGCGAAAAGCATAGCAGAATTTTGCTATGATGCCACAAACGCACTCACATTCGACACGTGGTATGCACGTCACGAAGACGTTTTCTTGGTCGATGGCAAAGATTTGGACGAAGCATCACGTGTTCGCCTCTTAATGAGGAAGCTAAATCCAATTGCGTATAACAAGTATGCAACatatattttaccaaaaaatccaCGAGATTTCACATTCGAAGAAACAATCTCCAAGCTGGGAGAAATGTTCGGTGCAAATGAATCGCTCTTCAGTATAAGATACAAATGTTTGCAAATTAGTAAGAATCAACAGGAAGACCTGGTATCGTATGCAGCCAGGGTCAATGCTCAATGTGAAAAATTTAGACTGTCGGAACTTTCGGCAGATCAATTCAAATGCCTCATCTATGTATTTGGGTTGCAAGCGCACACAGAAGCCGACATTCGTATAAAAATATTGGCAAAGCTAGAAGAAGATTCACAGCAAACATTAAACTCTCTGGTGAGCCATGCGAAAAAATTCATCAATCTTAAGAAAGATACAGCAATGGTGGAAGAGACAAAAGCCGTAATAACCAACGCAATACATGCAAATACACGCCAAAGCAAGAACGATGCAactaaaaatagcaaaacaaataaagcgAAGATTCCAAAAACACCCTGTTGGAATTGCGGAGACATGCACTatgcaaaatattgtacatatcaCAATCAAAAGTGTAACAAGTGCAACAAATACGGTCATAAGGAGGGGTACTGTAATTCATACAGCGCCAGTAAAAGCAAAAGCACAAAACCTCAGCgacacaagcaacaacaaacgaGCAACAAAGGTCACAACAGTTGCTTACAAGTAAATTCAATAACGCTTGTTAATCGACGCAAATACACAACAGTAAGCATAAAGCCGATAGAAACCGCAACATCATCGTTTCCGTCGTGTGATGTCAGAATGCAGGTGGACACCGCCTCGGACGTCTCGCTAATCGGAAAGTCCACATGGATACAAATGGGTCAACCGGGAATACGGTTGGAGAACAAATACGTTACCAGCGCATCAAAAGATAAGATTCAACTACTAGCCGAATTTTCTTGTGAAGCTAGGCTAAACGGGGAAGTACAATACTGTAATTTATTCGTAACAAATATTGATTCTTTGAACATCTTAGGAGTTGACTGGTGTGACATTTTCCATATTTGGGAAAAGCCTCTCAATCTCATTTGTAACAACATCATATCGGTTCAAGATCAACAATCTACTATTTTGAAGCATATACAGCAAGACTATGCGGACATATTCAAGCCAGATCTGGAAAGTTGTAGCACAGTTACATCAGCATTGCATCTAAAGCCGGATGTTAAAccaatttttcgcgcaaaaaggCCAGTAGCATATTCCATGCTACCGTACATTGAAAAAGAACTAAATAGATTACATCAATTAGGGGTTATCACCCCTGTAGAATTTTCTAAATGGGCAGCGCCTATCGTAGCAGTGAAGAAACCGTCTGGCAAGGTTCGGATCTGTGGCGATTATTCATCAGGGCTAAACGCATGGTTAGAGCCGCATCAATATCCGCTGCACACGCCAGAAGAAATTTACGCAAAGGTCGCGGGAAGTCATTGCTTTACCGTAATAGACCTATCAGACGCGTATCTACAGATACCCGTCACAGCAGAGTCAGCCAAGCTGCTCACCATTAACACGCATATGGGTCTGTTTACGTTCAATCGACTCGCACCAGGTATCAAAAGCGCTCCAGGAGCGTTCCAACAAATCATGGACACCATATTGGCAGGCATAGATGACACCGTCGCTTACATAGATGACATCATTATAGGCGGTGCAACCTTTGAGAAACATGTCGAAAACCTTCATAAAGTGGCGCAACAGCTACAGAAGTATAAATTTCGGGTCCAGTTcgacaaatgcaaattttttgctgcacaggtAAAATATTTGGGGAACATTTTAAGCAAAACAGGTATAAAACCTGACCCCACCAAAATAAGCCAGATTCTAGCACTACCAGAACCAAAAAATGTGTCAGAAGTCCGAGCATTTCTGGGCAGTGTAAACTATTATGGAAAATTCATCGCAGAAATGTCCAACGTCAGAGCACCTTTGGACAAATTgcttcataaaaatgaaaagtttaatTGGAACGCTGATTGCCAAAAAGCCTTCCAGCAATTCAAACGCATTTTAAATTCAGATTTAATGCTTACGCATTATAACCCCAATTTACCATTGAAAGTGGCAGCAGACGCCTCCAATAGAGGAATCGGTGCGTTTATTTGTCACGTTTTTCCGGACGGATCAGAGAAGGTTATACAACACGCCTCAAAAGTTTTAACGGATGCAGAGCAAAAGTACTCGCAAATTGAAAAGGAAGCTTTAGCATTAGTTTTTGCGCTAAAGAAGTtccacagatttatttttggacGTAAGTTCACATTGTGCACGGATCATAAGCCGCTAATCgcaatatttggtaaaaataagGGCATCCCAACGTACGCAGCAAATAGGCTTCAGCGATGGGCACTAATATTGATGATGTACGACTTCAATATCCaatacattaaaacaacagaatTTGGATGTGTAGACATGCTTTCGCGCCTTATAGCCAATCACACAAAGCAAGACGAAGACATGGTGATAGCTTGTACGCAAATGGAAGAAGAAATGAACACGATTATTGAAGACCAATGTGAAAAACTTCCG cctgaaatttttcaaatagagAATATCACAACGCAAACAATCATTAGCAAGCTAAATGAAACGCTTTCACGTTACGGAGATTGTGACACACTGGTCTCCGATAACGGCACACAGTTTACGAGCGGAGCGTTCGAACAATTCGTAACATCGCGGGGTATTCAACACATAAGGACATCGCCTTATCATCCCCAGTCCAATGGACAAGCGGAACG ATCCACACCAAATCCGAATGTGGTAGAACGTAAATCTCCGGCAGAAGCCTTCCTTAACCGGAAAATCAAAACAACGTTAGACTTAACTAAGCCACAAACAACGAAAATCAAACAACGAAATTTAAAACAAGAAAAGCAGTTTAATGTCAAACACGGAGCAAAATCTAGAGAATTTTCGAATGGAAGCCTTGTAAACGTTAAATGGCATCAAGGCAATGATACGTTTTGGATTCCTGGCGTTATCATAGAACGGATTGGTTCTGTGAACTACAATGTCAGAATTGAAGTAAAGGGCAACTCAAAACTGATTAGATCACATGCAAATAAAATGGTAAAACGGTATGGAAACCATACTGGCAATCGCGATGTGACTAAATATTTATGCGACGTTTTTGATCTCACAGAACTACCACGGTTCAATGAAGAAAATCAACCCGTACTACAGCCAGAAACTGTTGAAGTGGCTCCCCTAGTGGAAACCACCTCATCTGGTTCTAATGCACATGCAGAAACAAATAGAGGAACATCAACGAGTCGCAGGATTCGTAGACCACCAGCATATTTGAATGAGTATGATACTTCCTAA